A genomic window from Bubalus bubalis isolate 160015118507 breed Murrah chromosome 13, NDDB_SH_1, whole genome shotgun sequence includes:
- the CYSLTR2 gene encoding cysteinyl leukotriene receptor 2, whose product MERKLMSLSPSISASEMETNSTFSDHHSNRNCTAENFKREFYPIVYLVIFIWGALGNGFSICVFLQPYRKSTSVNIFMLNLATSDLLFTATLPFRVDYYLRGSNWIFGDLTCRIMSYSMYVNMYSSIYFLTVLSVVRFLATVHPFRLLHATSIKNAWIVCGIIWIFIMASSTTLLNNGSELKGNVTLCLELNRNKAPKLKTMNYIALVMGFLLPFCTLSICYLLIIRALLKTEVPESGLRLSHRKALTTIIIALVIFLLCFLPYHILRTLHLLQWKADTCRDSLHKAVAITLALAAANSCFNPLLYYFAGENFKDRLKSALRKDHPQGPKCSFPFCVWLKNETRG is encoded by the coding sequence ATGGAAAGAAAACTTATGTCCTTATCTCCATCCATCTCCGCATCAGAAATGGAAACCAACAGCACCTTCAGCGATCACCATAGCAACAGGAACTGCACAGCTGAAAACTTTAAGAGAGAATTTTACCCCATTGTGTACCTGGTAATATTTATCTGGGGCGCCTTGGGAAATGGCTTTTCCATATGTGTTTTCCTGCAACCTTATAGGAAGTCCACATCTGTGAACATTTTCATGCTCAATCTGGCTACTTCAGATCTCTTGTTCACAGCCACACTGCCCTTCAGGGTGGACTATTACCTCAGAGGGTCCAATTGGATATTTGGGGACCTGACTTGCAGGATTATGTCTTACTCTATGTATGTCAACATGTACAGCAGCATTTATTTCCTGACTGTGTTGAGTGTGGTGCGCTTCCTGGCAACCGTTCACCCCTTCCGGCTCCTTCATGCCACCAGCATCAAGAATGCCTGGATTGTTTGTGGCATCATATGGATCTTTATCATGGCTTCCTCAACAACGCTTCTGAACAATGGCTCTGAGCTGAAGGGCAATGTCACGTTGTGCTTGGAGCTGAATCGTAATAAAGCTCCTAAACTGAAGACCATGAACTACATTGCCTTGGTGATGGGCTTTCTGCTGCCCTTCTGCACGCTCAGCATCTGCTACCTGCTGATCATTCGAGCCCTGTTGAAGACAGAGGTCCCAGAATCAGGGCTGCGGCTTTCTCACAGGAAGGCATTGACCACCATCATCATTGCCTTGGTCATCTTCCTCCTGTGTTTCTTGCCCTATCATATACTGAGAACCCTCCACCTGCTGCAGTGGAAGGCGGATACATGCAGAGACTCGCTGCATAAAGCTGTGGCCATCACACTGGCTTTGGCGGCAGCCAACAGCTGCTTCAACCCTTTGCTTTATTACTTTGCTGGGGAGAATTTTAAGGACAGACTAAAGTCTGCACTCAGGAAAGATCATCCACAGGGACCAAAGTGCAGCTTTCCTTTCTGTGTGTGGCTGAAAAACGAAACAAGAGGGTAA